Within the Chrysemys picta bellii isolate R12L10 chromosome 17, ASM1138683v2, whole genome shotgun sequence genome, the region GACTCCCTGAACGGAGCTCACGGGGTGGTGCAGGGGGGCTGGCGGACCAGAGGTCCGGCCTAAGGAGGCGGTGAGGCCATGTGGCTCACTCTGGAGAACGAGTGAAAGCCCTagggggtctggcacactgatGGGACTGTTACAAAGCTGGGGCCATAGCCCCgatcctgtggatctgtgacaaaGGTTTAGAAAGCAGAGTCAGGAGAATCCCCCAACCCTGCAGGAAGCTGCTCCAGGCATTAGTTCTCCTCATTCCAATATCTGCACCTTATTCCCAGCCTGCATCAGTCTGGCTTCAGCAGTGGGTCTGGCTCTGCCTTTGCCCCCGGgggagcacagagccccctgctctCTGAAATCTCCTCCCTGGGCAGGTATCCAGAGGCCGGGATTGCAGCTCCTCGGACCCTCCTCTGGGCGGAGACACTGAATCCACTGAGCTCGGCAGgttcccaccccccaaatccttcttgtagctcttctccaaCCCCTCCCCGTTTGTCCCAGTGAGGACACCCGAGCTGGGCCCAGGGCCGAGGAATGGTCCCACTTACCCTCCCCGACCATGCTGGGTACCCCTTGCTGATCCAGCCCAGCCGTGCGCTCGCCCCCTTAGCCACAGCCCGgtgctgggagcccctggccaaTGGGTCACCTTGACCTCAGAGTGCCCCCCATGGCCGGGCTCATCGCCCATGACTTGCTGTAGATGCAGACCGTGACTCCTTTGCCCACCCAGCAGGGGCTGGCGCTGTCGGAGGGGAACAGGCTCCTTGAGCCCAGCCCTTGGGCCTATCTGGCTGTGGCAAGCGCAGCtccggcagggagccccgggctgcCCCTTCATCTCGGGCTCCTCAGCAGGAACTGATCGGGATGGGGGCCAAGGAGACAgaggggtggcaggggatggaagctatggcagggggtgctggctcccctccccctccgctcctgccagtgcctcctccctttccctctgctccttcctcccctccccccacctccttccccaattCGGACTGGGGCCTGCCCCCCCCAGGCTGGGCAGAGGTCTCGGTGGGGGGGCCTGTGCCGCAGGCAGCGCCTGGGCTGCGTCGGGGCTGTTCCTGACCGTGCTGCTCTCCGGCCAGGCTCTGGCTGTGCCCCTGGCCCCTCAGTCCCCCGGCACCGTCCAGCTCCCGGAGGCTGCTCGCCAGCCAGACCAGGGGCAGGTACTTGTGCACCTCGATGGCGGGGCTGCGGCGGTTGGGGTCGAGGGTCAGCAGCCGCCGGAACATCTCCTGGGCGGCGGGGCCGAAAGCCCTCCAGGGCGCCGGCGCCTCCCCTGGCACCGTGCTGTTCTGCCAGGCGCCGAACgcctcaaactgggggtcggggctGACAGCCACGTCCCAGGGGAAGCAGCCGGTGCCGAGGCAGAAGAGCAGCACCCCGAAGGCCCACACGTCCAGGCTGGCGTCCAGTTCCAGCGTCTCTGAGGCCTCGAGCAGGCAGAGCTCGGGCGGTGCGTAGGGCAGAGTGCCCGACATGGCGCAGACGGGCGTGCCCTCCAGCCGCGTCAGCCCGAAGTCGCCCAGCTTCACCCGCCGGCACTCGCAGTCGAAGAGCAGCACGTTGTCCAGCTTGATGTCCCGGTGCACCAGGGCTTTGCCGTGCATGAAGTCCAGGGCCTCAGCCAGCTGTGCCGCGCAGCGCTTCACCTGGGCCTCTGGGAGACCCTCCTGTGGGGGCACGGGGGTTACACACGGGCAGCATAGTGCCCCAGCGCCCCCTCTGGAGACCTCCCCCATACAGCGCCCCCTCTGGGGACCTCCCCTGCATAGCGCCCCAGCGCCCCCTCTGGAGACCTCCCCTGCATTGCGCCCCAGCGCCCCCTCTGGGGACCTCCCCACGCGGCACCACACCAGGGACCTCCCCCATACAGTGCCCCAGTGCCCCCTCTGGGGACCTCCCCTGCATAGCGCCCCACCGCCCCCTCTGGGGACCTCCCCACACGGCACCACACCAGGGACCTCCCCCATACAGCGCCCCCTCTGGGGACCTCCCCTGCATAGCGCCCCAGCGCCCCCTCTGGAGACCTCCCCTGCATAGTGCCCCAGCGCCCCTTCTGGGGACCTCCCCACACGGCACCACACCAGGGACCTCCCCCATACAGCGCCCCAGCGCCCCCTCTGGAGA harbors:
- the LOC101937430 gene encoding uncharacterized serine/threonine-protein kinase SBK3, whose translation is MELPEVEDNAEFLERLMEVTSRSLPQLELQEQYTIIKELGSGTYGNVLLAEHRERGTALALKLMPKERTERRAFLREYCIALCLSAHAGFLRTLPIVFESPTHFAFAQELAPAGDLCAIVHDGEGLPEAQVKRCAAQLAEALDFMHGKALVHRDIKLDNVLLFDCECRRVKLGDFGLTRLEGTPVCAMSGTLPYAPPELCLLEASETLELDASLDVWAFGVLLFCLGTGCFPWDVAVSPDPQFEAFGAWQNSTVPGEAPAPWRAFGPAAQEMFRRLLTLDPNRRSPAIEVHKYLPLVWLASSLRELDGAGGLRGQGHSQSLAGEQHGQEQPRRSPGAACGTGPPTETSAQPGGGRPQSELGKEVGGGEEGAEGKGGGTGRSGGGGEPAPPAIASIPCHPSVSLAPIPISSC